Proteins co-encoded in one Brassica oleracea var. oleracea cultivar TO1000 chromosome C4, BOL, whole genome shotgun sequence genomic window:
- the LOC106340871 gene encoding zinc transporter 3 — protein MMKNVKLLLFFISISLLLIAVAQAQDSHEGHSHSGKPQCECSHDDDHENKAGARKYKIAAIPAVLLAGVIGVLFPLLGKVFPSLRPETSFFFVTKAFAAGVILSTGFMHVLPEAYVMLNSPCLTSEAWEFPFTGFIAMVAAILTLSVDTFATSSFYKSHCKASKTIIDGESGEPSVDSAKVQILRTRIIAQVLELGIIVHSVVIGISLGASQSPEAAKALFIALMFHQCFEGLGLGGCIAQGKFKCLSVTIMSTFFAVTTPIGIVVGMGISDTYDESSPTALIVQGVLNAASAGILIYMSLVDLLAADFMHPKMQSNTGLQIMAHIALLLGAGLMSLLAKWA, from the exons ATGATGAAAAACGTGAAACTCTTACTCTTCTTCATCTCCATCTCCCTCCTCCTGATCGCCGTTGCTCAAGCTCAGGATAGCCATGAGGGCCATTCACATTCCGGGAAGCCTCAATGCGAGTGCTCACACGACGACGACCACGAAAACAAAGCCGGAGCTCGCAAATACAAAATAGCAGCCATCCCAGCCGTTCTACTCGCCGGAGTGATCGGTGTTCTCTTCCCTCTCTTAGGCAAAGTCTTCCCTTCTCTGCGTCCCGAGACATCTTTCTTCTTCGTCACGAAAGCTTTCGCTGCCGGAGTTATCCTGTCTACCGGATTCATGCACGTCTTGCCTGAGGCTTACGTGATGCTTAACTCGCCGTGCCTCACGTCGGAAGCGTGGGAGTTTCCGTTCACTGGATTCATCGCCATGGTAGCAGCGATCTTGACGCTGTCCGTTGATACGTTTGCTACTTCGAGTTTCTATAAATCGCATTGCAAAGCGTCGAAAACGATCATTGATGGAGAGTCCGGTGAGCCATCCGTGGACTCTGCCAAGGTCCAGATTCTCAGGACAAGAATTATTGCACAG GTACTGGAGCTGGGAATAATAGTACATTCAGTGGTAATAGGAATATCACTTGGAGCTTCACAGAGTCCAGAAGCCGCAAAAGCTCTCTTCATTGCCTTAATGTTTCATCAATGCTTCGAAGGTCTTGGCCTTGGTGGTTGTATTGCTCAG GGAAAATTCAAGTGTTTGTCAGTAACAATAATGTCGACGTTCTTCGCGGTAACAACACCAATAGGTATCGTTGTCGGAATGGGGATATCAGATACGTACGATGAGTCTTCTCCAACGGCTCTGATCGTTCAAGGAGTATTGAACGCTGCATCCGCAGGTATTCTCATCTACATGTCTCTGGTCGACCTTCTCGCAGCAGACTTCATGCACCCTAAGATGCAATCCAATACTGGGCTTCAAATCATGGCCCACATTGCTCTTCTTCTTGGTGCTGGTCTCATGTCTTTATTGGCTAAATGGGCTTGA
- the LOC106336594 gene encoding choline-phosphate cytidylyltransferase 1-like isoform X1 — translation MSNVTADPTTDGPSTAVAVSGSAAIQASPPTDRPVRVYADGIYDLFHFGHARSLEQAKKSFPNTYLLVGCCNDETTHKYKGRTVMTAEERYESLRHCKWVDEVIPDAPWVINQEFLDNHRIDYVAHDSLPYADTSGAGKDVYEFVKKVGRFKETMRTEGISTSDIIMRIVKDYNQYVMRNLDRGYSREDLGVSFVKEKRLRVNMRLKKLQERVKEQQEKVGEKIQTVKMLRNEWVENADRWVAGFLEIFEEGCHKMGTAIRDSIQERLIRQIPRKKLENGEDDDTDDQFYEEYFDHDMGSDEDEDERYYDEEEDVEEEKSVKKDAQDNKQSVMNNAMV, via the exons ATGAGCAACGTCACCGCCGATCCAACTACCGACGGACCTTCCACCGCCGTCGCAGTCTCCGGCTCTGCAGCAATCCAGGCTTCGCCTCCTACCGATCGTCCCGTCCGCGTCTACGCCGACGGGATCTACGATCTCTTCCACTTTGGCCACGCTCGATCTCTCGAACAGGCCAAGAAATC GTTTCCAAACACTTACCTTCTTGTGGGATGTTGCAACGATGAGACTACTCATAAGTACAAGGGAAGGACTGTTATGACTGCTGAAGAGCGTTATGAATCACTTCGTCATTGCAA GTGGGTGGATGAAGTCATTCCTGATGCACCATGGGTGATCAACCAAGAGTTTCTTGATAACCACCGGATTGACTACGTTGCCCATGATTCCCTTCC GTATGCAGACACCAGCGGAGCTGGAAAGGATGTCTATGAATTT GTTAAGAAAGTTGGGAGGTTTAAGGAAACAATGCGAACTGAAGGGATATCGACCTCGGACATTATCATGAGAATAGTGAAAGATTATAACCAGTATGTTATGCGTAACCTGGATAGAGGTTATTCAAGGGAAGATCTTGGAGTTAGCTTTGTCAAG GAAAAGAGACTTAGAGTTAATATGAGGCTTAAGAAACTCCAGGAGAGAGTCAAAGAACAGCAAGAAAAAGTGGGAGAAAAG ATTCAAACTGTAAAAATGCTGCGCAACGAGTGGGTAGAGAATGCAGATCGATGGGTCGCTGGATTTCTGGAAATATTTGAAGAAGGTTGCCATAAGATG GGGACTGCAATCAGAGACAGTATCCAAGAGAGGTTAATCAGACAAATTCCCAGAAAGAAGCTGGAGAACGGTGAGGATGATGATACAGACGATCAGTTCTATGAAGAATATTTCGACCATGACATGGGCAGTGACGAGGATGAAGATGAACGATACTATGACGAAGAGGAAGATGTTGAAGAAGAGAAAAGTGTTAAGAAGGATGCACAAGACAACAA GCAAAGTGTTATGAATAATGCAATGGTGTGA
- the LOC106336594 gene encoding choline-phosphate cytidylyltransferase 1-like isoform X2, whose amino-acid sequence MSNVTADPTTDGPSTAVAVSGSAAIQASPPTDRPVRVYADGIYDLFHFGHARSLEQAKKSFPNTYLLVGCCNDETTHKYKGRTVMTAEERYESLRHCKWVDEVIPDAPWVINQEFLDNHRIDYVAHDSLPYADTSGAGKDVYEFVKKVGRFKETMRTEGISTSDIIMRIVKDYNQYVMRNLDRGYSREDLGVSFVKEKRLRVNMRLKKLQERVKEQQEKVGEKIQTVKMLRNEWVENADRWVAGFLEIFEEGCHKMGTAIRDSIQERLIRQIPRKKLENGEDDDTDDQFYEEYFDHDMGSDEDEDERYYDEEEDVEEEKSVKKDAQDNK is encoded by the exons ATGAGCAACGTCACCGCCGATCCAACTACCGACGGACCTTCCACCGCCGTCGCAGTCTCCGGCTCTGCAGCAATCCAGGCTTCGCCTCCTACCGATCGTCCCGTCCGCGTCTACGCCGACGGGATCTACGATCTCTTCCACTTTGGCCACGCTCGATCTCTCGAACAGGCCAAGAAATC GTTTCCAAACACTTACCTTCTTGTGGGATGTTGCAACGATGAGACTACTCATAAGTACAAGGGAAGGACTGTTATGACTGCTGAAGAGCGTTATGAATCACTTCGTCATTGCAA GTGGGTGGATGAAGTCATTCCTGATGCACCATGGGTGATCAACCAAGAGTTTCTTGATAACCACCGGATTGACTACGTTGCCCATGATTCCCTTCC GTATGCAGACACCAGCGGAGCTGGAAAGGATGTCTATGAATTT GTTAAGAAAGTTGGGAGGTTTAAGGAAACAATGCGAACTGAAGGGATATCGACCTCGGACATTATCATGAGAATAGTGAAAGATTATAACCAGTATGTTATGCGTAACCTGGATAGAGGTTATTCAAGGGAAGATCTTGGAGTTAGCTTTGTCAAG GAAAAGAGACTTAGAGTTAATATGAGGCTTAAGAAACTCCAGGAGAGAGTCAAAGAACAGCAAGAAAAAGTGGGAGAAAAG ATTCAAACTGTAAAAATGCTGCGCAACGAGTGGGTAGAGAATGCAGATCGATGGGTCGCTGGATTTCTGGAAATATTTGAAGAAGGTTGCCATAAGATG GGGACTGCAATCAGAGACAGTATCCAAGAGAGGTTAATCAGACAAATTCCCAGAAAGAAGCTGGAGAACGGTGAGGATGATGATACAGACGATCAGTTCTATGAAGAATATTTCGACCATGACATGGGCAGTGACGAGGATGAAGATGAACGATACTATGACGAAGAGGAAGATGTTGAAGAAGAGAAAAGTGTTAAGAAGGATGCACAAGACAACAAGTAA